tttccctctccctccaccgctTTAACCGCTACACCACGTCATCCTATCGACCCACCCCGCCCGCTGCTCAAGTTCGTGCGTCTACCCACCCGCTTTCCCTCTGCGCATCAGCCCCAACCGCAGCCCCCCTTCGCTTTCCtcccgtccccccccccctctgcctaCCACATATACACAACACCCCTCCAAGAGACAGACATggccgccttcgccttccACATTCCTGTCCTTCGTGCGGCCGTCGttgcgatgctgctgctggtggcacTGCCGACGCAGGCCTGGTGGGACAAGGGCCACATGTCTATCGCCGAGATCGCGCGTCGCAACCTCAACCCCGACGTGCTGGAAAAGGTGCaggcctgcgccaccgctctCAACGAGGTCGGCCCCTTCCCCAAGAGCACGAACATCGTCGAGCTCGGCCCCTGGGCAGACGACCTCAAGTCCATGGGCCTCTCCACCATGTCCAGCTGGCACTTTGTCGACCACGTCTACAACCCGCAGAACATCCCGCTCACCATCAACCCCGTCGAGATTGTCAACGTCGCCTCCGTCATCCCGATGCTCGTCAGCGCCATCACAagccccaccgccacctccgacACCATCATCACCTCTGTCGCAAACCTAATCCACTTCGTCGGAGACGTCCACATGCCGCTGCACAGTGCCGACCTCTTTTCACCCGAGTATCCACTCGGGGACCTCGGCGGCAACAAGCAGATCGTAATCGTCGACCAAGCCGCCGGCACGTCCATGAAGCTGCACGCCTTCTGGGACTCCATGTGCGAGGGCCCGCAGAGCAACGCCGTGCGCCCCCTCGACGACGCCAGCTAcgccaccctctccgccttcGTGGACAACCTCGTCCAAACCTACTCCTTTACCGAGGAGCAGATGATGACCACCAACTCGACCGTCATGGCCGCTGAGAGCTACGAGCTGGCCGTCAAGAACGTCTACCCGGGTATCTCCGACGGTACTGTGCTGTCCGAGTCCTACAAGGCCAACGGCAAGATCCTCGCCGGCGGCCGCGTCACGCTGGCCGGCTACCGCCTCGCCACCATCCTCAACGCCGCGCTCGCCGGTGTGTCCATGGACACCATCATGAACGGCACCAAGCACATACAGGACGAGGTTAAGGTCACTCACACAGGTGACACCTACAACTACTACGCCTACTCTGGCGTCGAGaaaggcgccgccgccggcatcttcctctcctccttcgccatCGGCTGCCTGCTTGCCACCGCCGTTGTGATCCCCATCTTGTACCTgctccgcagcagccccGAGGATATCCTCCCCTCTGACATCGGGNNNNNNNNNNNNNNNNNNNNNNNNNNNNNNNNNNNNNNNNNNNNNNNNNNNNNNNNNNNNNNNNNNNNNNNNNNNNNNNNNNNNNNNNNNNNNNNNNNNNAGGGGGGCGGCCGCGAGGCAGCAAAACGACGGGCACGAGGGCGGCGCCACCAAAGCGAGGGTCACCCCCattttgggggggggaggccaCCCCACCGCACATCGCCCGGCCTGGGGGCGGTTTTAGGTGCTCTTGTGCTTTTCTAACGGCACCGCGCCGGCGGTTCCGCACTGTCAGtaaaaggaggaaagggcCTCTTTCGGGCACAGGGAGGGGTAGGCGAACTGCCACCTTTAGGAGAAGTCAAAGggcggctgcgtcggcggtgaCGAAGAGTGCCCCACCTGCCGGCGCAGATCACTGGCATCCATTGGCGTCACGGTCACCAACCCGTTGGTGAGGTGCACCACATCCGAGTCCGCCTGGGCAGGAGTGCTGCACATGCCCTCGATGAAATAGCCAGGCACCGTTTCATCGCTGCTGTTGACAGCAGGG
The Leishmania braziliensis MHOM/BR/75/M2904 complete genome, chromosome 12 DNA segment above includes these coding regions:
- a CDS encoding putative 3'-nucleotidase/nuclease, with product MAAFAFHIPVLRAAVVAMLLLVALPTQAWWDKGHMSIAEIARRNLNPDVLEKVQACATALNEVGPFPKSTNIVELGPWADDLKSMGLSTMSSWHFVDHVYNPQNIPLTINPVEIVNVASVIPMLVSAITSPTATSDTIITSVANLIHFVGDVHMPLHSADLFSPEYPLGDLGGNKQIVIVDQAAGTSMKLHAFWDSMCEGPQSNAVRPLDDASYATLSAFVDNLVQTYSFTEEQMMTTNSTVMAAESYELAVKNVYPGISDGTVLSESYKANGKILAGGRVTLAGYRLATILNAALAGVSMDTIMNGTKHIQDEVKVTHTGDTYNYYAYSGVEKGAAAGIFLSSFAIGCLLATAVVIPILYLLRSSPEDILPSDIG